The following coding sequences lie in one Rutidosis leptorrhynchoides isolate AG116_Rl617_1_P2 chromosome 4, CSIRO_AGI_Rlap_v1, whole genome shotgun sequence genomic window:
- the LOC139844841 gene encoding probable peroxidase 26, producing MMTEQGLVIFAIIIASIALIMVSGTQATTVGLPPEDAPLIRHYYKVHNTCANVEPFVRHQVGLVYANDRTVAPKLIKLLYADCMVNGCDASILLDGPNTERTSPKTRGLGGFVLIDDIKTVLEARCPEAVSCADILNLAARDAVYFSGGPSYPVFLGRRDGVESNAGWIDFPSPSSSWETTLAYFQTKGLNVQDMATLLGAHTMGRVRCSNILDRLYNFNNTGKPDPSMEASTLSYLQNECPPKTRLGQHNPLINLNPSNPTHSFTNSYYTRVLANKSVLGVDQQLLYGSDTHDLTDEFASGLEDFKEAFAYSMSRMGGLKVLTGTKGQIRLNCRMVNK from the exons ATGATGACAGAACAAGGTTTAGTGATTTTTGCCATTATTATTGCATCGATCGCTCTAATAATGGTTAGTGGCACTCAGGCGACGACAGTAGGGCTGCCACCTGAGGATGCACCATTAATTCGTCATTATTACAAGGTTCACAATACTTGTGCGAATGTAGAACCATTTGTTAGGCATCAAGTGGGACTCGTATATGCTAATGACAGAACAGTTGCTCCAAAGCTCATCAAACtgctttatgcagattgcatggtTAAT GGGTGTGACGCATCAATTCTTCTAGATGGACCAAATACAGAGAGAACATCACCAAAAACACGAGGACTAGGAGGATTCGTGCTTATTGACGATATCAAGACAGTCCTCGAAGCGCGATGCCCAGAAGCGGTCTCGTGTGCCGACATTCTCAACCTTGCAGCTCGTGATGCTGTTTATTTC TCTGGCGGGCCATCTTATCCGGTTTTCTTGGGAAGACGTGATGGTGTCGAATCAAATGCAGGATGGATAGATTTTCCATCGCCTTCCAGCTCTTGGGAAACGACTTTGGCATACTTCCAAACTAAAGGTTTAAATGTACAAGACATGGCTACACTCCTAG GTGCACATACAATGGGGAGAGTTCGATGCAGTAACATACTTGACCGCCTGTACAATTTCAACAATACTGGGAAACCCGATCCTAGTATGGAAGCATCTACGCTGAGTTACTTACAAAACGAATGTCCTCCTAAAACGAGGCTTGGACAACACAACCCGCTCATAAACTTGAACCCGAGTAATCCGACTCACAGTTTCACCAACTCTTATTACACAAGAGTGTTGGCCAATAAATCGGTTTTGGGAGTTGACCAACAGCTACTGTACGGAAGTGATACCCATGATCTAACTGATGAATTTGCTTCAGGGCTTGAAGATTTCAAAGAGGCATTTGCATATTCAATGAGCCGAATGGGGGGGCTCAAGGTTCTCACGGGAACCAAGGGTCAGATACGACTCAATTGTCGTATGGTGAACAAGTAG